TATTTAGCAAGTATAATTTAGGCAGGCTTGAATTAAAAAACAGAATTGTGATGTCTCCAATGACAAGGTCAAGGGCAATTGACAATATCCCTAATGATATTATGGTGAAATACTATAAACAGAGGGCCGGTGCAGGATTAATAATTACAGAAGGGACAGCGCCATCAGAAAACGGCGTGGGTTATCCCCGTATCCCGGGTATTTATAATGATAAACAAATACTTGGCTGGAAGAAGATTACGGAAGCTGTTCATAGTAACGAAGGTAAAATATTCTTACAGTTGATGCATACAGGTCGTGTATCACACCCGGAGAATATGAAGCAGGGGACAATAATTATTGCACCATCAGCTATTGCAATGAGTGGTGAAATGTATACCGATACTAAAGGACTTCAGCCTTACCCGGTTCCACAGGAAATGACATTACAAGATATTGAAACAGCTCAAAACGCATATATACAGGCAGCTGATAATGCCATCGAAGCAGGTTTTGATGGGGTAGAGCTGCATGGCGCCAATGGATACCTGATTGATCAGTTTATCAACCCTGCATCAAATCATCGAAACGATAGCTATGGGAATTCAAGTCAAAACCGCTGCAGATTTGCAATCGAAGTGGCTCAAAAAGTAGCAGACGCTATTGGCGCTGAAAAAACCGGTATCAGACTTTCTCCATATGGAGTGTTCAATGATATGATTGTTTTTGATGATATCGAACAGACCTATGAATATCTGGCTGGCAGCCTTGGGAAAATAAGATTAGCTTATATTCATATAGTTAACCATTCTTCTATGGGAGCCCCGGAAGTTCCTGAATCTGTAATATCAAAAATCCGTAAGTCTTTTGGCGGTACCATTATTGCCAGTGGAGGCCTGGATAAAGAAAAAGCAGAGAAAATATTGGAAGAGGGAAAAGCTGATCTGGCAGCATTTGGCAGGGCATTCCTGGCTAATCCGGACCTCGTAAATAAAATGAAGAATGATCTGCCTTTAAATAAACCTGATTATGATACATTTTATACACCTGGCGAAAAGGGTTATATTGATTATCCTTAATGGATATGCGACACTGATTGTTGTCAATTTATTCGAGATTAACAGGGACTGTTATGTTAAGTTTTAAAAGGAGAGGATAGTATGAGCAAAGGTAAGGATAGCAAGAAACAAAGCAAGAAGCCGGCGACCAAGACTATGAAGGAAAAGAAGGCTGCAAAAAAGTTAAAGAAGGAAGGTCAGAGTTCCTATAAGGCATGAGACGCATTCCGTACTGAAGCCGGGCCTTTGAATACTTTCCTAGTCAAAGGCAAGTACTTTCTTTATAAAATCCAACCGGATACTGCCGGATACTAATTGACAGGCTGTAATGAACCGGAAAAGTCGAAGGCATCAATCGGGAAATGGCCTGAAGAGCCGGTAACGATGGGCGCGGTTACTAAATAATCAGAAGCAGCACGATCTCTATGATAATGAGTACAATAATTCCAATCTCCAGCAGATGTCCTCTGCGCGTTGAGATTTCGTCATAAAGCATTTTGTAGGTATTGGTGACGACCTGGAGTTTTTCCTTGATGCTGTCTTCCCATTCCCTGCTTCTGAAGAGCACCATTGCGGTCCTGTATATCCTCGCGTAATATACATCTTCCGTGACCTTCAGCGCATTGTCCACCTTCTCGGTGATCTGAGAAAAATCGGTGACTGTTTCGGCGATATTCCTTACGAACCTTTCATAAACCCTTATTTTAAATAGCGGCATTCTTTTGCCTTTGGGAAGCTCTTTATATATCCGCATAAGCTCCTTGTCAAGGACGTGACTATAATATCTCAGCTCAAGCATCTGCGCATTGGCGAATTCAAGTATATCGAGAATGTCCGGACTGCCTGAAGGTTCAATGACAAAGGCGTTATCGAGATGAACGATAAGGAGGTCATCGGGATAATAACTGAAACAATGCTTCATCGTTTCATCGCGCGCGTGCCGGCTCAGTTCCTGTGTCTCATAAAGCAGAAGGCGAGAGGGATCATACTGTTTCAGGAACTCCGCAGCCTCCATTGGCCGGGCAAGCTCTTCAATGAAGAAGATCATATAGTCTTCCGTAAATTCTTCATTGATATTGGGGCCGATGACAGCATCGCCGAGGGTGCCGATAAGATTATCAATGTATTCTATCGCCTTTATATCAATGGACTCATCGGTATCGAGGGCTTTTGTAACCGGTTCAAGCTCGGCAAACGCTGTCTGCTGCGGGATCTGTATGTCGAATGCGATAGAGATGACGCCGAAGTCATATGCCCTGGCGGTCACGTTCACCTTCGAATCCTGTCCAAAGAGGGGCTTGACGAATCCCTGCAGTTCAACAGACACTGGCGGGTTGGCAAATTCGATCGCCTTTGTTGAGGTGTATTTTGAAAGACGGAGCCTTTTCACCCCTCCCCTTGTCCGTGATTCAACCAGTGAAAGATCTATCTCCGATGCAACGTCAAAGAGCCTGTAGATGATTATCCTGCCTTTTTT
Above is a genomic segment from Nitrospirota bacterium containing:
- a CDS encoding alkene reductase, producing the protein MKIFSKYNLGRLELKNRIVMSPMTRSRAIDNIPNDIMVKYYKQRAGAGLIITEGTAPSENGVGYPRIPGIYNDKQILGWKKITEAVHSNEGKIFLQLMHTGRVSHPENMKQGTIIIAPSAIAMSGEMYTDTKGLQPYPVPQEMTLQDIETAQNAYIQAADNAIEAGFDGVELHGANGYLIDQFINPASNHRNDSYGNSSQNRCRFAIEVAQKVADAIGAEKTGIRLSPYGVFNDMIVFDDIEQTYEYLAGSLGKIRLAYIHIVNHSSMGAPEVPESVISKIRKSFGGTIIASGGLDKEKAEKILEEGKADLAAFGRAFLANPDLVNKMKNDLPLNKPDYDTFYTPGEKGYIDYP